GCTTAAGCGAGTGCTAGGTACTCCCAATTTAGCTCCCGCGGCTGCCACATTTTACTTGCGCACTAATCATACCACTGGAGGTATATTTCGAGGTAATGCTCTACCTGTAATAAATAACACTCGTACCTGGGAGTATCAGCACCATGTGTATTATGTACGAGAGGACATAGTAGGCAATAATTTTGTGCCTGTATTGATGCAAGGGCGTCTAGCAAATGGGAATATGGTTTTTAATCCTATTGTTGATGGCATTGAAGTTATTCGTTTTATGTATGGTATTGATACAAATGGAGATGGTGTGGTCAACTCTTATATCTCTGCATCAGGAGGTAATATGACTGATGCTTTGTGGGATAATGCCGGTGGCTCAAGAATTTTAGCTGTTAAAGTATATGTTTTGGCGCGTAGTATTGCACCAGATATGAAGTATACCAATACCAACTCTTATCAATTAGGTGACTTGGCTATAGCGCCAGTAAACGACAATTTTCGACGCCTACTGTTTAGTTCAACAATAACTTTATATAACGCGAGGTAAACTAATGACAACATTTTATAAAGGTTATCAGAACTATCACTATCGGGTCAGTTATCTTGCTATTAAAGCAAATAAACAAGCAGGGGTTGTTTTAATTGTTTCACTAATTTTTTTGATTGCCTTAACTGCGGTGGCATCTGCACTCATGCTAAATACCACCACTGACATGAAAATGTCAGGGGCAAGTGAAATGAAAGTAGTTGCTGAGCAAGAAGTTTTTGGTGCTATGGACGAACTTATTTTTCGAGAAGTGTTGCATGGTGTTGGTGAGTCTAATGCTTTTGCTCTGCCAGTTAGCCGTTTGGCAAATGCTATACCAGTATTAGCCAATTTAACGAGTAGCAATACAGATGGTAATGTCACTAATGCGACAATATCTTTGGCTGATAACCCGCTTTTGCTCGAGAAAACTTGCCCTCACTCAAGGGCGGCTTCTTCAGTGCAGGTGTTTACTTGTAATATACTTCGAGTACAAATAACTAAGCAATATGGTCGAAACAATAACAGTACAATAACAGTTAATTCAGGGATAGCTCAGCAGTTGTTAAAATAACGGCGAGGCATTGGTGAACGTTATGGGGAGTTTAAAATGAATAAGTTTATAGCAAAAGGCATACTGGCTTTAATACTTGCTACACTATCGAATGTAACCTTAAGTGAAGATATAGATCTTTATATAAGTGAGGCGGTTCGACAAGCAAATAAAAAAACTAAAGTACTCATTATTTTTGATACTTCAGGTAGCATGAAAGAAATAAGCCGATTTGGCGAACCATATATCAATGACCCTGATAACCCTTACATTGCAACAGATTCAGCTCATGCATACGACGATAATATGCTCTATTTTAATAGGGCGGGTGCTGATAATACAACAACTATTCCTAACTCCCCTAGTGACGTACGCCGTTTTACAGGGGCACTTAATGGTTGTTTTACATCCATAGCTAGTTTAGCCGAAAATGGGACATATACAGATTATATGCGAGAATATCGCTCTCAAGACAACGAGTGGCAGGAGGTTCGTAATAATAGTGGCGCAGATCCAGTAGTCATTGATTGTCGAAATGATGCTTATTATCTTCAATATGATGAAAACGGTGAAATTGTGGTGGGTAACGAAGGAAGTCGCAACAATGCTTCTGGCTTCTTATCTGGTTATCCTATCGATGGGGAAGGTACAAGCCAAAATCCGATTTATTATGATAATAGAGTCCCAGCTCAACACACTAATGTTGACTGGTATACTTCTGATGGCTTAATTACTTTATATACAGCTAACTATTTACGTTGGTATCATGGTCAAAGTACCGCTTCCCATTTAGAAGAGCGTTTGCAGACTGCAAAAAACAGTATAAGGGATGTTATTAATAGCACCCCATTGGTGGAATTTGGCTTAGAGGTTTTCAACTTTAATTATGGTGATGACGATACTAGCGGTAATGGTGGTCGTATTGCTGCTGGCATTAAAGAAATGACTGATGATAATAGGGCTAACCTGCTTAATATTATTGCGAATCAGATAAGTGCCGAAGGCTCAACACCACTTTGTGAGTCCGTTTATGAAGCATCTCAATATTTTGCTGGCGCGTTAGTTGATTATGGTGATGATGATATCGATGTTCGAGACTATAATTATAGTAAAAATATTCCGCCAATGGCGACAGATATTACTGAAGTAGTCGATGGACATAATGTCTATAAAACTCCTTTTGAAGACTGTGCTTCAAGTGTTGCCAATATTATTCTTATCACTGATGGTGCGCCGCAACATGACTTTGCAGCAGACAGTAAAATTACCGCGATGGTAACCACAGTGCAACGAGCTAATGATACGGATGGAAACCCGGTTTATGAGAGTTTAACTTTTACTGGCGCTCATACTGAGGCGCTTACTGATGAAACTAATACTTTTGATGGTAGCGCCTACCCTTCAGGTAATCGCACGAGTGATGATAGTTATTTACCAGCCTTAGCTAGCTGGATGAGCGAATACGATATTAATCTCAATCGCGCTGGAAAACAGACAGTGGTGACACATACCATTGGTTTTAGTAATGGCGCAATTGCAGCAAGGGGTCTACTAGAAGAAACGGCAAGGCGTGGCAAAGGACAATATGTTGATGCTGATACAGGGACATCGTTAATCGCCGCCTTAGAGAATATTCTGGATAATTTACCCGAAGCAAATGATAGTTTAACTTCAGCCTCGGTATCGGCAAACAGTTATTTAAACAATCAAACCCTTGACTCGGTTTATTATGGAATGTTTGAACCTAGCATGGGAGCACGTTGGCAAGGTAATTTAAAAAAATATAAAGTCGTAAATGAAAAAATAACAGGCGTTGGTGCTGATGGTAATGGCGATGGTGTTGATGTTATTTGTGACGTTGACGGTAGCAGCTCGTTTTGTGATACAGCAAGAAGTTTTTGGTCTACAGAAGCTGATGGAAATGTTGTAGGACAAGGTGGCGTGCTCACTTGGTTTAATAGCCATATCCCAAGTGACCGAAAACTCTATATGGAAAATGGCGACGGTGCAAGTGCGTTAATGACCTTTAATCGTACTAATCTTGAAGCGGCCTTTACAGCCGCTAGTACAAGTTTAGCTGCAGCACTTGGGGTGACTGATGCTGATGCTACAATTCAAAGTACAGCTATAGATGAAATGCTTGCTTGGGCAACGGGCTTAGATGTTGATGATGAAGACGAAGATACTGCTACCGATGACATGAGAAAAAGTGTTTTTGGTGACCCATTACACTCAAAGCCTCTAGTAGTCAATTATGGCGGAAGAGTATATGACGAAGATACAAATACCTACTCGGGCGAAGATGATATTCGCATTGTTATTGGTACCAACTCAGGTGCTCTGCATATGTTTAAAGATAATGATACATCAGTAGCAGAGAGCTGGGCATTTATG
The DNA window shown above is from Colwellia psychrerythraea 34H and carries:
- a CDS encoding PilW family protein, with the protein product MCSKSMHNRTKLSMNTEKGLTLVELMISLSIGLVLFAGVLSVFVGMRSTTAETSTYGELQENGRFAISVLTDDLLRQDFWGDYAGRFSTSNLISIPAAGSVGNDCIGGGVNNATFPLAVGHFRTIWGQTLTAVAPNPLGCFVTPVNTRTRPNSDVIQLKRVLGTPNLAPAAATFYLRTNHTTGGIFRGNALPVINNTRTWEYQHHVYYVREDIVGNNFVPVLMQGRLANGNMVFNPIVDGIEVIRFMYGIDTNGDGVVNSYISASGGNMTDALWDNAGGSRILAVKVYVLARSIAPDMKYTNTNSYQLGDLAIAPVNDNFRRLLFSSTITLYNAR
- a CDS encoding pilus assembly PilX family protein, encoding MTTFYKGYQNYHYRVSYLAIKANKQAGVVLIVSLIFLIALTAVASALMLNTTTDMKMSGASEMKVVAEQEVFGAMDELIFREVLHGVGESNAFALPVSRLANAIPVLANLTSSNTDGNVTNATISLADNPLLLEKTCPHSRAASSVQVFTCNILRVQITKQYGRNNNSTITVNSGIAQQLLK
- a CDS encoding pilus assembly protein; translation: MNKFIAKGILALILATLSNVTLSEDIDLYISEAVRQANKKTKVLIIFDTSGSMKEISRFGEPYINDPDNPYIATDSAHAYDDNMLYFNRAGADNTTTIPNSPSDVRRFTGALNGCFTSIASLAENGTYTDYMREYRSQDNEWQEVRNNSGADPVVIDCRNDAYYLQYDENGEIVVGNEGSRNNASGFLSGYPIDGEGTSQNPIYYDNRVPAQHTNVDWYTSDGLITLYTANYLRWYHGQSTASHLEERLQTAKNSIRDVINSTPLVEFGLEVFNFNYGDDDTSGNGGRIAAGIKEMTDDNRANLLNIIANQISAEGSTPLCESVYEASQYFAGALVDYGDDDIDVRDYNYSKNIPPMATDITEVVDGHNVYKTPFEDCASSVANIILITDGAPQHDFAADSKITAMVTTVQRANDTDGNPVYESLTFTGAHTEALTDETNTFDGSAYPSGNRTSDDSYLPALASWMSEYDINLNRAGKQTVVTHTIGFSNGAIAARGLLEETARRGKGQYVDADTGTSLIAALENILDNLPEANDSLTSASVSANSYLNNQTLDSVYYGMFEPSMGARWQGNLKKYKVVNEKITGVGADGNGDGVDVICDVDGSSSFCDTARSFWSTEADGNVVGQGGVLTWFNSHIPSDRKLYMENGDGASALMTFNRTNLEAAFTAASTSLAAALGVTDADATIQSTAIDEMLAWATGLDVDDEDEDTATDDMRKSVFGDPLHSKPLVVNYGGRVYDEDTNTYSGEDDIRIVIGTNSGALHMFKDNDTSVAESWAFMPTEFINNIKPLRTSPASANKIYGIDGEISIYQDDKNGDGIIGAGDTAWIFFGLRRGGSSYYALDISSPDAPKLLWRIDSSKPNFTQLGQSWSQPKIGYSALNFTTGTGSTAKPVLFIGGGYDTKKDSTGVATPDDKGQGIYMLDAATGGLLWSGLPTGGTTAFPGEHSIPSPIALLDSTGDGLIDRLYTGDTGGNVWRVDMPGKETSDFSISQLASLGGGVNDQRFFYEPTIARALISEIVKTEVTDADGVTTEVFVHQEIPYDAILLGSGDRTTPLGKDTTDTLYMIKDSNIITKTFPSRPDEDAMDLIAKTDLYNYTTNPFDAATDDTAKYDLQKLASEESGWYIDLRATGEKSTASALVIKGVAYFTTYTPASSSVLISCIPPKGSGELYAVDLALGTRRNLTQTEVRDNDDRVIKINNDWLGPPTLIMLPETDNDDTTVDPITGDIIVGDKVISVDFSLATVRTYLYSTEVQ